In the Geoalkalibacter sp. genome, CCCCTGGGGCAGCGCGCGGTTGGGCTTCAAACCCCAAGCACTGGGGCACTGAGCGACGCCGACGCGGCCGGCTTGTCAAAAGCGACGAAAGCTTCTATAGTTGCCCCTGCGGCGCTCCGGCCGCGGGGGTTTTTTTATGCGTCTGCAAACCCGGATCATCTTGCTGATGATCCTTTTTTTCCTGCTCTTCGTGCTGCTCGGTTCGGCCGCCACGCGCCTGCTGCTCGGGCCGGTGATTCTGGCCGCCGAGGAAGAAGTGGCCCGCGTCAACCTGATGCGCGTGGCCTCGGCTCTGCAACGCGAGTCGGAACACCTGGCCATTCTCATCACCGACTGGGCGTACTGGGACGAAAGCTATCGCTTCGTTCAGGACCGCAACCGCAGTTTTCAGGTCACCACCCTCTCCGACGCCGCCCTGGCCAAGGCCCGTCTCGACGTGCTGCTCTTCATCAACAACCAAGGCGAGGTGGTCTGGGCACGCCAGCGCGATCACGTCACCGGCAACGAATTGGATCTGCCGCGCCTGCCGACCACCCGTTGGCCGACAAATCATCCCCTGCTCAACTTCAGCGATCCGCAGGAGATTCATGCCGGCATTCTCGCCACCCGGCTGGGGCCCCTGCAGATTGCCGCCGCCCCCATCCTCACCAGCATGGGGCATGGCCCACGCCAGGGTACGATCATTCTCGGCCGTCTGCTCGGCGAAAACGAGGTGAAGCGGCTGGTGGAACAGACCCGCGTCAACTTCCAGCTGCTGCGCTCCGAGGACCGGGCGCTGCCCCCCGAGTCGCTGCGCCTGAGCAATTACCTGGACAGCGGCCTGAGCTTTCCCGAGTTGCGCGCCCTGCAAAAAAGTCCTGAATTCGGCCGCATCCTGGCCAGCGACGCCGCCCTGGGCGAACCGCTCTTTTACCGCGATCCGGATACCTCGCGGATGCTCACCGTGCTGACCCACTACCCCGACATCTACGGCGAACCGAGCCTGCTGCTTGAAGTGCGTTTTCCCCGCATCCTCGAACAACTGAGCCGGCGAATCTCGCTGATCGTCTTTGCCTGCCTGACCCTGATCGGCGCCCTGTTCACCCTGGCTCACCTGGGCATCATCCGCCGGCTGATCACCCGCCCCATCGCCCGCTTGCAGGAGCACATCACCGAAATCCACGCCGGAGAAAGTCTCTCGGCCCGCGTCCACCTCCAGGGCCGCGACGAATTCGGCCAGCTGGCCCAGGCCTACAACCGCATGCTGGAGCGGCTGGAAATCGATCGCGAGAAGCTGGTGGAAACCGAGGCCGAACTGCGCCGCAGCGAGAAAAAGTTTCGCGCACTGTCCATCCGCGACGACCTGACCGGCCTTTACAACACGCGCTATCTGTACCAGGGACTGCGACGGCACTTTGAAAAATGCGCCGCCGAAGGGCGCCCCCTGGCGCTGCTCTTCATCGACATCGACCGCTTCAAGCAGGTCGTCGACAAGCATGGCCACATCCTCGGCAGTCAGGCAATTCGCGAGATGGCGCAGACGATCTCCGGCTGCCTTGCCAAGCCGGCCTTTGCGGTGTCTTACGGCGGGGATGAATACGTGGTGGTGTTGCCCGGCGCGGATCGCCGGGCGGCCATGACCAAGGCCGAGGAAATGCGCGCGCGCATCGCCCAGACCAGCTATCTCGCCGAACATGGCGCCGACGTGCGGCTGACCTGCAGTTTCGGGGTCGCCAGCTATCCCGAGGATGCAAACGATCTGGAGGGCCTGCTGGCCATCGCCGACCGCTCCCTGTTCTACGTCAAAAGCCGCGGCCGCGACGCGGTCGCCTGAGCACCCCCGCCGCGTCCTGCAAGCTCATCGCCCATCGGCCTGTCGCAGGATCAGGCCGCCGATGAAACGCGGATCCAGCGCCGCGCGCTCCAGAGCGCAGAATCCTTCCGCCCAGCGATCAAGACAATAGCTCGCGAACTCCGCGCCGCGCGGCACCAGAGATTCGGCCCAGGCGAGGGTTTCGCGCCGCAGTTGCGCGCGCACCCCGCGGCCCTCCCGCGCCAGATCCCACAGCCGTTCCAGCTCACTCCAGGCAATCGCCGCCGGGGTAAATGCCCGCCCCAGGAGACGATTGGCCAAGGCCGTCAAAAACAGATCCGAGAGCGTCACATCCTCGGCCTGGGCGGGGATGCACCCGTCGAGATCCAAAGCCCGCGGATCGGGCAGCGCAAACCCCAGCCGCCCGTCGAACAGAAGCACCTGGGCCTCCAGACGCTCCAGCCAGAGCGCACAGGCCTTGACTTCGGCCAGGGTCGCGAAGGGCCGCTCTCCGGCGCGTGCCGCATCCACCGCGCCGATGTATAACCGGGGCCGTCTGCGGCAGAGCGCTTCGACCAGGGCGCGAAAAGGCGCATCCAGATAAAAGGCCTGCGGCGCGGCACGGATTTTCCCGGCGCGTTTTTTCAAATCGAGAGTCAGGCTCAGCCCCAGGCGAAAGAGGTGTTCCAGATAGCAGTGGTCGAAGAGGTGGAGAGCCTGCTCGAAATCCTGTCCCGTCAGATGTTCCAGGGCGATGTTGAGATAGCGATACACTTCCCCCATGGCCTCGCTCACCTGCTCGACGTCGCCCACGTCGACGCGCTCGGCGATCATCACCTTGTTGATCAGGTAGGTGAGCTCCCAGCAGGCGTCGGGCTCCAGGCCGCGCGACAGGATTTCGCCGAGCAGCCGCCCCGGTGCGCGGGCAAGGAAAAAGCCGGGCGCCGCCACGCCTTGCTCTCCGGGCTGAAAGGGCAGCTTGCCCTGGGTCGGCAGCGAAAAACGCGCGGGATCGAGATAGGCAAAGACCTCAAGGGCCTCGAAGGGCTCGGGGAAGCCTCGATCCTGCAGCCGCGCGCCGCGCGCCGCGAATGCCGCGTCCTCGATTTCGGATCCGGTTTCGTTGCGCACCGCCTCCATCAGCAGCAGATAGAAATCGCGCTCGCGCCGGTAGAGAATATCGAGGAAGTAACCGACGATCTTGGCGCTTTCCGAGTCGGTGAAATCCATCTCATAGATGCGCTCCAGCCGTCCTTCGGCTAGGGCGTCCTCGTCGGTCAGCGATTCCAGGCCGCGGGTGA is a window encoding:
- a CDS encoding sensor domain-containing diguanylate cyclase, coding for MRLQTRIILLMILFFLLFVLLGSAATRLLLGPVILAAEEEVARVNLMRVASALQRESEHLAILITDWAYWDESYRFVQDRNRSFQVTTLSDAALAKARLDVLLFINNQGEVVWARQRDHVTGNELDLPRLPTTRWPTNHPLLNFSDPQEIHAGILATRLGPLQIAAAPILTSMGHGPRQGTIILGRLLGENEVKRLVEQTRVNFQLLRSEDRALPPESLRLSNYLDSGLSFPELRALQKSPEFGRILASDAALGEPLFYRDPDTSRMLTVLTHYPDIYGEPSLLLEVRFPRILEQLSRRISLIVFACLTLIGALFTLAHLGIIRRLITRPIARLQEHITEIHAGESLSARVHLQGRDEFGQLAQAYNRMLERLEIDREKLVETEAELRRSEKKFRALSIRDDLTGLYNTRYLYQGLRRHFEKCAAEGRPLALLFIDIDRFKQVVDKHGHILGSQAIREMAQTISGCLAKPAFAVSYGGDEYVVVLPGADRRAAMTKAEEMRARIAQTSYLAEHGADVRLTCSFGVASYPEDANDLEGLLAIADRSLFYVKSRGRDAVA
- a CDS encoding DUF6178 family protein — encoded protein: MTAKDHADRSEKQPLSLISSKAPRPPEVRGALTFEERLRVVRHAAGKQKYRLILEAPEAEELVRRLPSQEVYLLIKELGLEDCIELLALATTEQMTTFFDLDLWQGERLAARPTLQWLAMLLETGEDKVVATALEMDFELLTLMLRTFITITRGLESLTDEDALAEGRLERIYEMDFTDSESAKIVGYFLDILYRRERDFYLLLMEAVRNETGSEIEDAAFAARGARLQDRGFPEPFEALEVFAYLDPARFSLPTQGKLPFQPGEQGVAAPGFFLARAPGRLLGEILSRGLEPDACWELTYLINKVMIAERVDVGDVEQVSEAMGEVYRYLNIALEHLTGQDFEQALHLFDHCYLEHLFRLGLSLTLDLKKRAGKIRAAPQAFYLDAPFRALVEALCRRRPRLYIGAVDAARAGERPFATLAEVKACALWLERLEAQVLLFDGRLGFALPDPRALDLDGCIPAQAEDVTLSDLFLTALANRLLGRAFTPAAIAWSELERLWDLAREGRGVRAQLRRETLAWAESLVPRGAEFASYCLDRWAEGFCALERAALDPRFIGGLILRQADGR